DNA sequence from the Malus domestica chromosome 11, GDT2T_hap1 genome:
atactattcattttaccatttattttgttcttatcattaaaactcaaagttttcaaactattttcattagttttcatttctaagggaactttaacgaatcCATTAAAATTCATTGGTTGATTACACTAGGATTTTAAAATCTTGTCAAATCTAAATTTGACTACACCACCCCCTTAGTTGACATAGGGTGAGGTTTGCATTTCACCATTGTTTCtatatcgattttcaatttttcgaataTTAACCAAAAGATCAATAATTTTGTGGATATATTAAACAAGTGGTCCCAAGCGACTCAATCATTCACACCCCATCCAATTATCCAACTTTTCATAcccaaaaaggaaaaggaaaaagaaaatactatatATGTAACAACGTGTGGTAAATCCGTACAGTCCAGCACTCGGCCTCGACCTCCATTGCCACCCACCCATCCACCACATTGTCTCCCGCCACGCAACGCCACGCCACATCACCACCGCCCCACTTTCCAATttccccttttttatttttaatttaattaaataaatccaaataaatattattttccttattaaatttaattttcattggCAAAGAGCAAAAAGCAGCTCCACTGTATCTCTCTCGTTCAATAATTACCGAGTTTACAACCGTATCGGTTTCGGTTAAGGCCGCGTTTGGATCTGAAGGATTTAGGGTTTCGGACTTAATGCTATTGCTATTCGGTCTGTACCAGAATGTCTCAAGCTTCTTCCTCGCCTCGAAGCTCTGCATATCTCGACGCACTGACGCAAGAGATCGAGAAGAAGCTCCAGCGGGTATATTAAACTCTTTGTTTCCCGTTTGGTTACTGAGAAAATCTAGgaaaataattgaattaatgaaTAATTGAATCAAATTCCTGCCACAGTTGACTCTGATTCAGTTATTTGAATTTAGTTGAGATACGGGTAATTAATTGTTCGATGTCAGAATtcgtaaattaattaaattgttgGATATCTGAATTTGTAAATTACTGTaaaagtttttgaatttttttcagaATTTTCTTTCATACGGATTTTGCTCTGGTAATTATTATGCAAATGTTTGATTTGGGATTGTGAATagaatgtttggatttggagaGCGTTTGATTTAGGATTTGGGAGTTTATTAATGTGATTGCCAGCATAAGAAAAGGATTAGGGAAATTCAGGCCTAACTTGGTAGAGGTTTCTGTGTGTTTAATGTGTTGTAGGCGCTGGCTTCTCCGTCGCAGCGGCGGAATTTGTTGCAGGAGTTGTTTGCTGACATAGCTTTGGAGATCGATGAGCGAGCCAAAGGTGAGTGGAAATTCTCCATGGAGTTGTCTGTTTTCGGAATTGACATTCAAATGTTTTCAGTGATACTGCTGTAAGCCTGTAATTGGTTAgcattttaaagtatagtttttactttttagaTATGATATAACTACTAGCAGTGATACTTAGGATCGGCTGAAAATGGTTTATTTAGCAGGATAGTACGTTCAATCGAAAGAATTATGAGAATACTATAAGAGCACAGTTGCATTGCGTTGCGTTACTACCTTGATAATGTATGTCAAATGAGTATTTACTACCACATACGCGTGGAACTAGAAGTGCTTCACAGGAACATTGATTATTCATTGATTAATTGCGGTCTAGTTTGTATGTTGTGGAAAGTCGTTTACAAGTGTAAGGCGTTACATGCAATATTTATGACTGGTGTTCTAATTTTTGGAATTCACATTGCATGTCAGAAATGATTCTCAGCAGGGAAGAGGATGCAATTTCTCCTGCTGAGGATGGCATTGAAGGTCAGCTTTGCTTTTATGATGTGCTCACTGATCACTATGTTCGGGTGCCTGAGAATGGAAAACGCATCCTTGATTTGATTGTCCAACTTTGGAGCCAGTCATTTGCATCTCATATTTTTGCCTTGTTGTTCCACAAATGGGTATGTCAACGCACACCCAGTGTATTGATCTTTTCCTTTCTATATTAAAGTCACCATTCTGGATACAAAATTCTCCtggttggtgatttgttttgagaaaatcGTATTGTTTCTGTTTACTTTTGGAGCTTTCACCTATAAATCACGTGGATGAAGCATAACGCTGTAAATTGTATTTGTTAAACTGGAAAAGTATGTAGAATGGCCTTGAAAAGTTGTCAAACTCATTGAAATTGATTTGGAAGTTATCAACATTCTTTATTACCAAGTTATATTTTAAATGATTGACACAGTTGGTCTTCAGACATTCTATGAATGAAGTTTTTGTTCACATACTTGAAGCTGATTCTTACTTCTTAACTATGTTGCCTTAGTTAATCCACTGTGATGCCGAGAGGATTTAATATAGTTGTTTTGCCAGCTGTTTGAGGTTCAACTTGACAACTCTGAAGTACTTCTTCGTTACTCATCTGCTCTTGTTGAAGGTGCAACAAATGTTTTCTGGTACGAATATAAGTGCATGCTTGTTGTTTTTTAATGGTTGATTGGAGTCATTGGACTTACAAGTGGTTGTAGATGGCTTTGCAGTATTGTGACATGTCTATTGATTTTGTAGTGCCTTTTATTCACTTTTCAACGGGACTCCCATAGTTGAAATAATATGTAAAAACAGAATCTCTTGTCTCGTGTCCTTGtatatttatgtatgttttTGTTCCTCCATAGTGTGATGTTAGGTAGGTGTTGCTTGTTCTGTGAAAATAAATTACGTGTCTTCGATTTCAAAAGCAGCAAAGATAGAaatggacttttttttttaaggaaccTGGTATGACATGAAGAGTTTAATGGTATCTACCAAAGCTACTCTTGTGGACATGTGGAATGGTCTGTCTGCTTTGTTCCCATtgcccaactttttttttctttgggctGCTGCTGCTACTATCCATATGTGCTGACAAAATGGCAACTTAGGGTTATGAATtatgttcctttttttatttgaaatggGAATTCCCCCATCCaaggtttcatttgtttctttctGTTCTGTCTAGGAAACTTATTAATGGTACTGTGTGCAAATATGCAGGATTGATACTCAATCAAATGCAAGGCGATTCCAATCCCTCTTTTGTGTAAGAGCCATTTCACAGTTGAAATTTATATGCTTCTGTTGaagaactttatgaaatatttatttcattttgtgTTTAACCCACCTTTTATTTCAGTATCTGCTTGAGGATGTTGCTTTGGAGCCCAAACGGTTAAATAAAATTCCTGTACAGGTCAGAGATTCCCTTTCCAATTTGACAGGGAACTTTTTTACTCGGTGTGGATAACTTCTAGCCATGATAGTGATTAAACAACCAATATCTATGTAGACACTTTTAAATTAACTTTAGAATTCTTCATTAATTCTCAGGTCCAGCGAGATCTATTTCTTTTACTCTCGaggtttataattttttataactcAGGTGGGTTTTCTGGTAATGCATCTTCAGCCTTTGAATTAAGAAATTGTAATTTGTCCAGTAATGTGTTGATTCATGCAGTTGACAAGCTCGACAGCTTCTTAAGGGAATTTCCTCATTTTCCGAACGCTTTTTTGATTGGTAGTTCAGCAGACTTCTTTGTTATTGAACTAGCAGATCAGGTCAAATTTGCAACACTCTCCGCAGCAGAACTTTTGCTTAGTTTTGTTCACACACTGCATTGATATTCATATATTAACAATCTAATATGTTCATATTTTCTTTACTGGTCAGCTTCAAAAACTGAAGGTGGAACCAGTATTGCTGCATTACCTTTCATACATAAAAGTTCTCCAGGGTAATATTCGAACCGTTTTTTTCAGGTTTAAGATTTAAGGAATTATGTGAACCTGGAATTACAGTCGCTTTGTGTTCTGCTTAATGTATTtctaatttaaaaggaatggaGCTGAGAATGGCCACAAGCACAAGGTTAAAGGCTTGTCTGTATAGCTTCACTTCTCCTGGAGGTCCAATGTACCCTACAAGAGCTGTTCGTCATGCGGCATGGGATGCATTAGATTTGCTTTTTCCTGTGAGTATATTATTATTACCTATCACAATTTTCTGGTTAAACTGGATAAATTTAGTGCAATCGTACTGTTATCATCTTAGTTATCCTAAATATTGTGCGTTATATAGATTATTTTATTGCCAAGGGGAGATCTTTATTGATAATTTGATGACTAACTCTGAGATAGAATAATCTATAGAGCCTTACATGATGCATTTAGGCGTCATCATGGGTTGTCGTGGCTTCAGATAGATTATACATGCATATTCAAGGACTTACCAGTGTCTTCCCATGACTCGATTCTGAGCATTCCGCCTTGTTTGCATGTGTGGGAGCATAACTCTGAGTCTATGGTGCAGGTTGGCAGATACCCGCGGCATCTCATAAGCCTGTTCTTCCGATTGCTATATCCATGGTACTGGCCCGCTTCTTGTTGGAATTTCGTCATGGATTGCGTAAAGGCGGTATTGTATTCTCTGTTAGGATTAATCTACTCAAGTTTGGGGAAGCTGAGAAAGCCAAAGTTTTAAAATGCTGCCAATTTCGAAAGATGTAGCCTGTAAAGTTAAAAAACTAAACCCCTAGGAACCGAAGCGCAAAGTTGTTTGTAGTGAAttgtatatgtgattttgttcCCGTTTTGCCCTCTTTCGACGGAACCGAAATTGTTTCTTCTTAATTTTGATTGCAAACACTACTTTGGTTCATTGTTTGTTCCCCTTTTAGCCGTCGATTACATGTTCTCAATAACTTGTTTTATTTGCTTTTCCTTGGTGGATCGTTTTAATTGTTTTCAGATTGCATCTCTTATTACGCAAATGCAAATCTAAGCTAAAATTAAAGAATATTTAGGGGGGCTAAAACGTATCCAAAAAATTTCCTTGCCGGAAACTTTGTAGGCCTACACATTCGGAAAATGCTCCTGCATGAATTTCAACAAGTTTGTGGTATGGCGAATGGCTCGAGTTCGTGGGCAATACGCCTGCTGGAGGTTGCATTTGGTCGAACTTTTGGCATCAACCTGAGGTTGTATTTGGCCGAACTTTTGGCATCGACTCGGGGTCATGAATGGCACGAGACTGATCTACGGCTGTCTGAATCTGGAGACTGATCTACGGCTATCAAGTTCATTATGTTTGGTACTGAATATAGGGCATTGTCTCATTGCCGATACAAAACCAAACAGTTTGGCTTGGATGCCATTTACCAGTCCAATCCTGCCTGAACCAGTAAGGCACCCGTAGTTCAGTCGGTGACTTAGGACCGGAACCAGCCAAACCGGCTCGTGCCACCCTTAGATGAATTAGCAGTGTTTCCCAACCCATACGCCGCACTAGAAACATACATGGATAGCTAGATTAACAAGACTGGATTGCGAAGGTAGGGTATTAGCAAAGTTTTTGCCCGACTAGGGTATTGTGTTTTCCTCTAATACGAGATAACCTTATCTCTTGTTCCATACTATCACCGTGGATCACATAATTAATCACGTgatgagagagatagagatagaTAACCTTCTCTCTAGCATCCTATTTCTACTCAACTATCGAGACAAACGAATCAAACAGCGAAAACACAAGTCATCTCAGTTGAAACGTAGCTATGTGAATTCCAACATCAAAACATAAAGACGTACATAAGTTCACATAGCAGAAAGTAAAAATTCTAATCTCAGAAACTCAACAAGTTTAATCCAGTCACTTGGGACGGAAAACCAGCCGTATTCAATAGTGTGCATACGGAAAACCAACCATGGAAAGATAGAACCATGCCCCAATGCAATCTACTGATATAGGCAACAAAAGGGTAATATTCACAATCAAAGCAGCAACTATCAACTCTGACCCAGAATACAATCAGAATTAACAATCACCCCCGCTGTCTTTACCCAGACACCGAATAAAGACCGTCAAAAGGCAGGCATATCTGGAACTCCTTCCAGGACTAGGAAGCCTGAAGGCACCGCAGATCTCTGAACATCATCGTTATGACTTCAGTAACCAGTTCTACACCTAGAACCGGCTAGTTGCTTAGTCCATACAATTTCTCTAAACGCATAATGTCAGGATCAATGCCAATTAAATTATCATTTCTGGGTCAGGGGTATAAGAGAACGCTACCATAAATTAGCAGGAAATATAACCAGCTCAACTGCACCAAACACAAAGGACAAAACTTAAATAAATAACAAGATTTCAAAGCCAAGGAAAACAGAGATATCTACCTCATGCGAAGTACGCCATTTTACAGGCAGTAGAACCAACCAAACTCATTGCAGCAGTGTGTGAATTCTCTAAGGCTCAATCCTTTCACACGTTCTGCAGCCAGTTTTGTCTTTGTGTGCGGAGAAACAGAGACCAACTTGTTGAAAAGGGATTGAAGAAGCTAATGGATGGGAGTTCAGTTCAAAGTACTGAAACTGTCTATTAACCCACATATCTCATACCCATGTCTAAACAAACATAATAAGTGCCCAAACTACTTAAGCAAGATTCTACAAGTTCTTCCTACGCATGATTTCTCTCTCAAGGAAATTGGGTTTTGATAGAAATACAGAAAATATATGAGGTTGTCAAATCACCAAGCACCTAATGAGCCATAAAAGATGTAATAAAGCCAACACTTCATACAGCTGATTTCACTTTACTCTTGCATTGATTCTGCTGCTGCATGGTACTTCTCTAGCTCGGCATCAAGATCTTCAGCGGAAACCTTTTGGTCCTTTTCACCACGGCCTCTTCCACTTCCGCGTCCACCACCGCCCCTTCTAGGACCACGGCCACCACGGctgccgccaccaccacctccgccaccaccaccgccgCCACGTATACGTCCAAATGCACCACCCCTACTCTGTCCCCTGCTCAACAGCCACAACAAATACACAATCAGCTTCAGATAAATTAAAACATGGCACAGATAATAAATACGCACATCCAACAATAATAGAAGCCGAGTCTTCCCAATTGCTACATCTCATGACTCAAACACATGTATGAGACAAAACATCAGCTATATTCGAAGGGGTAACTGAGGCATGATGGAACATCAGTTTG
Encoded proteins:
- the LOC103447733 gene encoding uncharacterized protein gives rise to the protein MSQASSSPRSSAYLDALTQEIEKKLQRALASPSQRRNLLQELFADIALEIDERAKEMILSREEDAISPAEDGIEGQLCFYDVLTDHYVRVPENGKRILDLIVQLWSQSFASHIFALLFHKWLFEVQLDNSEVLLRYSSALVEGATNVFWIDTQSNARRFQSLFCYLLEDVALEPKRLNKIPVQVQRDLFLLLSRFIIFYNSVDKLDSFLREFPHFPNAFLIGSSADFFVIELADQLQKLKVEPVLLHYLSYIKVLQGMELRMATSTRLKACLYSFTSPGGPMYPTRAVRHAAWDALDLLFPVGRYPRHLISLFFRLLYPWYWPASCWNFVMDCVKAVLYSLLGLIYSSLGKLRKPKF